In Fodinibius saliphilus, a genomic segment contains:
- a CDS encoding TonB-dependent receptor, translated as MNNLFKLTLLIFFFGIINVSYAQEEGTIRGTVIENTNGEPVYGVTVVVKGTSKGAATDFDGEFDIKLPAGMYDVRISYVSYKPITIESVKVSPGDVTLLDNIRIQKSVEEMEEVVVTAESINISEAALMTKKKTSAHVLDGISAEKITRTGASDAASALKKVTGVSIQEGKYVYVRGLGDRYTNTMLNSVEIPSLDPTRNSLQIDIFPTNLIENMVINKTAIAELPADFTGGIVNIETIDFPEKPIFDISISTSFKPQMHFNNQFLNYQGSNSDYLGFDGGARDLPEGAGKGDIPTPFNGSENEVYNFVNKFSSTLGPQKESNLMDYSFSVSLGDQFGVGTGNKLGYIFSGTYKNATTHFNNREYGEYQISADPATYELVRANTQSGVVSERNILAGGLAGLSFKTSRSKFKLTAMHLQNGVNKAAVMDVDNSQTAPGQSGYLGESYNLEYSERSISNALLNGTHYFSNSNWTLDWRLSPTFSKMSAPDIRKTTYTMRGDNHIFNAGAGGFPSRLWRDMDEVNLVGRFNITKDYELFGEPAKLKFGGSQIYKQRDYEILSFDMQFFGAQPDWTGDPAEILRDDNIYGRENGVIYYQSGNSDPNPNAYSSNVHKTSFFVSNEFSLFPGLKTTFGLRIENYIQRHTGRSVRFAQGDNSAQNLADEKVLDALDFFPSANITYQLAEDMNLRFSYSKTIARPSFRELSFAQILDPVSSRRFNGGLFPFGCDKDGGNCSWDGNLGETRIHNFDLRWEKFYKRDQLLSLSLFYKSFDDPIELVRLRNSTTTSEYQPRNVGKGQVLGAELEIRKSLNFISSSLSNVGFSSNVTIVESIIDMTPNEYEARKNYKREGQNINDQRQMAGQAPYIINAGFTYKNPNISLDAGLFYNVKGKTLVLVGGGIFLDVYSDPFHSLKFNLNKSFGQNDRYSLSLNVSNILNEARQELYQGYQSIDQIYSRYEPHRSVSLSLKYSF; from the coding sequence ATGAATAATCTATTTAAACTTACATTACTCATTTTCTTTTTTGGGATTATCAATGTCTCTTATGCCCAGGAAGAAGGTACCATTAGAGGTACAGTTATCGAGAACACCAATGGAGAACCGGTATATGGAGTAACAGTAGTAGTAAAAGGTACATCGAAAGGTGCAGCAACTGATTTTGATGGAGAATTTGATATTAAGCTGCCCGCCGGAATGTATGATGTTCGTATTTCATATGTTTCTTATAAGCCTATTACCATAGAGTCAGTAAAAGTATCACCGGGTGACGTTACCTTGCTTGATAATATTCGAATTCAGAAATCGGTGGAAGAGATGGAAGAGGTGGTAGTAACAGCAGAGTCTATTAATATCTCTGAAGCGGCCTTAATGACAAAAAAGAAAACTTCTGCTCACGTTCTTGACGGTATATCTGCAGAAAAAATCACCCGAACAGGTGCTTCCGATGCAGCCTCGGCACTAAAAAAAGTAACAGGAGTTTCTATACAAGAGGGCAAGTATGTTTACGTGCGTGGGTTGGGGGATCGATATACAAATACGATGTTAAATTCAGTTGAAATTCCCAGTCTCGATCCTACGCGGAATAGTTTGCAGATAGATATTTTCCCAACCAATCTTATCGAGAATATGGTAATCAATAAAACAGCTATTGCAGAACTTCCGGCTGATTTCACGGGGGGGATCGTGAATATTGAAACTATAGATTTCCCGGAAAAGCCCATTTTTGATATATCTATAAGTACTTCGTTTAAGCCGCAGATGCATTTTAATAATCAATTCTTGAACTACCAAGGCAGTAATTCCGATTATCTTGGTTTTGACGGAGGAGCACGTGACCTGCCAGAAGGGGCGGGAAAAGGTGACATTCCAACTCCTTTTAACGGTAGTGAAAATGAAGTTTATAATTTTGTAAATAAGTTTAGCTCAACCCTTGGTCCCCAAAAAGAATCAAATTTGATGGACTATAGTTTCAGTGTATCACTGGGGGATCAGTTTGGTGTAGGAACGGGAAATAAGTTGGGGTACATCTTTTCCGGTACTTATAAAAACGCTACGACTCATTTTAATAACAGAGAGTATGGAGAGTATCAAATTTCTGCTGACCCTGCTACTTATGAACTGGTACGTGCCAATACGCAGTCAGGTGTTGTTTCAGAACGAAATATCCTGGCAGGGGGGCTGGCAGGACTATCATTTAAAACGAGCCGCTCTAAATTCAAGTTAACGGCAATGCATTTGCAGAATGGAGTAAATAAAGCAGCGGTAATGGATGTTGATAACAGTCAAACAGCCCCCGGGCAATCAGGTTATCTGGGCGAATCTTATAATTTGGAATACAGTGAACGAAGTATTTCGAATGCGTTACTCAATGGGACACATTATTTTAGTAATAGCAACTGGACTTTAGATTGGCGACTCTCACCAACCTTTTCAAAAATGTCGGCTCCTGACATTAGAAAAACCACCTATACCATGCGTGGTGATAACCATATTTTTAATGCCGGAGCCGGAGGATTTCCAAGTCGATTATGGCGAGATATGGATGAGGTTAACTTGGTTGGACGGTTTAATATTACCAAAGATTATGAACTCTTTGGGGAGCCTGCAAAACTTAAATTCGGAGGAAGCCAGATCTATAAACAACGCGACTATGAAATTTTATCATTTGATATGCAGTTTTTTGGTGCCCAGCCTGATTGGACAGGTGACCCTGCAGAAATTTTAAGAGATGATAATATATATGGCCGTGAAAATGGAGTCATCTACTATCAAAGCGGTAACTCTGATCCGAATCCCAATGCGTATAGTTCTAATGTACATAAAACATCATTTTTCGTGTCCAATGAGTTTAGTTTGTTTCCCGGTTTAAAAACAACCTTTGGATTACGGATTGAAAACTATATACAACGCCACACTGGACGTTCTGTTCGTTTTGCGCAAGGGGATAACAGTGCCCAGAATCTGGCAGATGAAAAAGTGTTGGATGCACTTGATTTCTTTCCTTCAGCAAATATTACGTACCAGTTAGCTGAGGACATGAATTTGCGATTCTCATACTCGAAGACAATTGCTCGCCCATCTTTTCGGGAGTTATCTTTTGCCCAGATATTGGATCCTGTTTCAAGTCGAAGGTTCAATGGTGGGTTATTTCCTTTTGGGTGCGACAAGGATGGAGGTAACTGCAGTTGGGATGGTAACTTAGGGGAAACACGAATCCATAATTTTGACTTAAGGTGGGAGAAATTTTATAAACGTGATCAATTGTTATCACTCAGTTTGTTCTATAAGTCTTTTGATGATCCAATTGAGTTAGTGCGCCTTCGAAACTCTACCACAACCAGTGAATACCAGCCACGAAACGTAGGAAAAGGACAAGTGTTGGGGGCTGAGTTAGAAATTCGAAAATCACTCAATTTTATATCGTCATCCTTAAGCAATGTCGGATTTAGCAGTAATGTGACCATCGTTGAATCGATCATCGATATGACCCCAAATGAATATGAGGCTCGTAAAAACTATAAAAGAGAGGGGCAGAATATTAATGACCAGCGACAAATGGCAGGACAAGCACCATATATCATTAATGCCGGATTCACTTATAAAAATCCCAATATCAGTTTAGATGCAGGGCTATTCTATAATGTGAAGGGCAAGACCTTGGTGTTGGTTGGTGGAGGTATATTCCTGGATGTATACTCTGATCCCTTTCACAGCCTTAAATTCAATTTAAATAAGTCATTCGGGCAAAACGATCGGTATTCTTTAAGCCTGAATGTATCTAATATTCTAAATGAAGCGCGACAAGAGTTATATCAAGGTTATCAATCAATAGATCAAATCTACAGTCGGTATGAACCTCATCGCTCGGTAAGCCTTAGCTTAAAATATTCTTTTTAG